CGGAAAATCATAGCCGGAGATAACATAGTAGCCGCCACTTTTTTCCAGGTGGACACACATAGTATACGTGCATAATCATTCAATAATAGATTCTCAGGTTTCTGTTTTTCGGCCGAGGCGCATAGCATATCACAATAAACCTGTCTCTGTGACAGTCCCATTGTGATGTCATACATCACTTTCTCTATCCCTCCCCTTATCGGATAGAATTTGCCTATTTGTAGTATTCTCATTTTTAATAAAATATCTATTTCTTACTCTTCATAAGTTTAGTTTGTCACTTACCGCATATATAGTACCGGACTGAAAAAATTAATTTAATATAGAATCGAATAATTCCCGCCAGGATGAAGCGAATGAGAAACGTTTATCAGAAGTACCGATACTCGTTAGAAAAGTAAAGTCATCTTCACATAACCGTTTCATCAGATTCATTAATTGAACCGGGTCCGACAATTTAAAAAATGCAGTTTGCATACTTCCAGCGGCAGTCTCGTGAGCATACGGAAGGTCGGCTAGAAGCATCGGCTTACCCGTTGCCATAAATTCAGATACGGGTAATCCCCATGTTTCCACCTTTGACGGAAACACAAGGCAATCAACTGCATGATAATAACCAAAAAGTTTTTCTCTGCTCATGAATCCTGCGAACTCTATCGAACTTACCGAACCGAACTTTTTATATAACCACTGTGCATATTTATTTTCTTGTCCGCTAATAGTCAAGACCACTTTGAACCTTCCTTTTCCAAGCTCTTGTTCCAACAGAGAAGCAGCGTCGCATAGCAGCTCAAAATTCTTATGGCAATCTGGTGTGGCAGCATAAAAGAATGTAAAACAGGAAAGTTCTACTATTTCTGCAATCACATCATTCTCTTTACGTTCCGGAGGAGCTACTATGAACTTTTCTTTTTTTACCCCCAACATCCGGCTCAATCCGGAACGTAACCATTCCTGTTGTACAATCAGGTAAGTATTCCGATGCACATTGATCCGATAAATCCAACGGGTAAATAAAGCAAATAGAACAATCTTATAGTCAAACAGAAAATCCCTCCAACTCCATTTATAAAAAGGGAAAGAAGTCTGGCAATAGACAACCCGACGTTCAGCCACCACCCTTGGAGTCGCATCATGAAGAGACAGCCATAAATATACAGGCATTATTTTTTGTGACAATTTATACATTGTCACATATTCACACCACAAACGTCGTCCCCACCCTTTGATAACGTCCGGCATTTCAATATATTCAATGTGCGGATAGTCAGCCAATTCTCTTTTATGTACCAATGCAATAACCCGATAATTGCCGTCGGCTGCCAAAGCAGAAAGATAACATAAGCAATCTTGCAATATCGTTAATGTACCTCCCTTACGTAAACTAACCGCTGAGACAACAATCGTCTTTCGCTTGCTACTCATCTTTGTGATACTAACTTATCGAACATATCAATCCAACATTGCATAATTCGTTCCTCCGAGAATGTTTTTGAATTATGGTACGCATTCATTCCCATACGTTTACGCAAACCTTCATCTTCCATCAGTCTCATTATCCTGTCGGCTAACATCGGAAGATTTCCTACCGATACCAAAAAACCATTTTTACCATCAGTTATTACATCTCCAGGGCCACATTTACAGGCAAAAGAAACAATGGGTAATCCGAACGACTGTGCTTCTAATAATACCATAGGCAACCCCTCATAACGAGAAGACAGTACCAGCAAAGAGGCTTGTCGGTACTCTTCTTCTATCTGTCCGGTCGGTGGTTTCAAAAAGACACAATGATTCAGCCTTTTTCTCTTAATTTGTCGTTGCAGACGGTCCGTCCATTCTCCATCACCAATTATATCCAGTGTCCAAGCAGGTTGGGCACAATGAATAATTTCCCATGCTTCTATCAAATAGTCAAACCCTTTCTGATACCCATATCGCCCTATTGCAATCACTTTTCGGGCTGTAAGGGGAGAAAGATGAAGTTCTGTTGTAGAATGACTCAATGCATTGGGGATCACTATCATATTGGACAGATTTCCCCAATATGCCTTATCCTCGGCAGTCAGTACTACAAAACGATCGTATTTCCTCACGGTTCTTTCATCCATCCGGCTTCTCCATCGGTCTGCAATTTTCCAGACTCCCTTACGTCCATATTGCAAACGCTTATAACGGGAAAAATGAATTTCAAGTACTTTCTTACTGCCATCATCAATCTTCCATAGAAAAGAAGCATCATTGCAGAACATAGAAACCACAATGTCAGCCTTAAGTTGTTTCAGACAAGCCGTCAGCCTCTTCCGATGTTTCCACTGTTTGAAAGGATAATTGGCTAACTTATTAAGAAATGACTTCCCGTTATTTTCTTCATAGTTGATTCTCAAGTCACAGCAGTTGATACGTTGGTCCAGTTCGAAAAAGGATTGCTTTTCACGTTGATCTGTAGTAATAATAACAACTTCATATCCATGACTGACCAGATAATTGGCTTTATTTGCCAATACCCGTTCCATTCCTCCGGAATTGTAGGTTCCGGCTATACAGTAAACGATTTTCATTCTTCTATAAGAACTGGTTCCATTTTCCAGTCCAGACAATAAAATAAAGCATAAATAAAAAATAGATCAGTAGCTACTTTCATCCAGATAATGAAACTCAATGATAAAAGAACGAAAGAAAAAAGCCGGAAAGAAGGGAACTTCCATGCAAACACACAGGCATTATACACAAAAAACAAAACAAAAGTTCCGAAGCCAATTAAACCGCAATACAAAATAAAACGGCAATAGCCAATATCTGTGCTATACACAAAATTAGCAAACAAGCCTGTGCCAATTATCCAACTTTTAACATCTTCCGGCCAAACCCACATCATTGTATTTAATTTGTCCGTTGAATCCGTTCTTAGTTCTCCCGTTTCCACCCAGTTAAAGAAAGCTTCAAAGGCAAATCTGATATTCTTGTAGAAAAAAGGATCGTTATTATATAAATAGACCGATAACATCGTAAATACGATTAACATTCCTCCTAAAATAGAATAAAGCCTGATATAACGACCCTTGATTACCAAACGGAAAATACCTGTAGAGCATATTAAATATACTATTCCCAGGAATAATCCGACAGATGTAGTACGAGAAATCATATTACCGATAACAGCAATCACGAAAAAAGCGAATAAACAGGCAAAAGTTTTCCACCTAACCTGCTTTACACCCTCATCCTCACAGAGAAGATAGACTATCAAAAGAAGCACAATAGAAAACCTTACACCGGCAGGATCCAATGCCGCACCGATACCATACAATCTTCCCACTTCCTGAAAAAACTCTTGCCCTTGAGAGATATAGGTATCTACCAAAGCCCGGAATGCCGAGAATCTATCGATTAAAATTGCCAATATACACTGAGACACGCATACAAAAGCCGAATAGGCTATGAGCAAATTTAATGTCGCCTTACCGTGAAATGCGCGAATAACATAACAAACCACATATGCACCTCCCAACCACGTAAAAAAGGACACGAAGTAAGTGACATAAGAATAATCATCTGTATGATTATAGTCAGCAGCAACAAAGCAGATAAATGAGAAAATAAAAGCAAAGACAATAGCACCCAGCAAATCTCTCGAAAAAGTAATCCGATGTTTTTGAAATCCCTGATAAGCTACCAAAGCAATACCTAACATCGCTAATGCCATTTTAGTGTTCAGTTGCGGTAAGACAGAAAAACTGAATGGAAAATAATAGCCACTCACAACCATTGATATCAATAACATAGTCAATAAACGCACCATTCTCCAACTATATTATTTATAAATAATACCATAAACCAGCTTAAATACCGTCCGATAATATAACCTCAACAAAATGAAATATCGTTTTACCGCCATCCACTGTATAATCCGTGTTCTTAAAGGAAGAAGTTTGTTATTCATGACATAGCAGTTTGCCTCAGGAAAACATTCCAGCCATTGTTCATAATGCGATTTATCATCTGTTATAAGAAGAGGCAACTTTATATTCAACTTAAGAAAAGGAATAAACTCTATTAATGAATCCGCATATGCGGAAGCATTTACATATTTTTCCACCTCATATACGTTATTTGCTACTTGTATTATATGCTCTTGTGAATAAATCTTTGTCAGTGATTCCGGATTACTTTGTCTATAATGGTAAAAAGGACGATGAACAATGCCAACCTTCCCGGCACAGATAAACAATTTCATCATCACCATCATATCTTCACCCATATTCAAACCTTCTGTAAAACGAATATCATTCTCTACATAAAGAGAACGACGAACCAGAAAAAGCCATAAATTCCACCGCATTACCCCACCCATCATTTTTCGTAATGCCTCAACGGAAGTAGTATATGCCGGCTGCTTCATATAGCGTGCATTGGAATTGAAAGTCAAGTACCACTCGTGCCCCACTATATCCAGTCCTTTGTGATTGATTTCA
This sequence is a window from Bacteroides thetaiotaomicron VPI-5482. Protein-coding genes within it:
- a CDS encoding glycosyltransferase family 4 protein, translating into MSSKRKTIVVSAVSLRKGGTLTILQDCLCYLSALAADGNYRVIALVHKRELADYPHIEYIEMPDVIKGWGRRLWCEYVTMYKLSQKIMPVYLWLSLHDATPRVVAERRVVYCQTSFPFYKWSWRDFLFDYKIVLFALFTRWIYRINVHRNTYLIVQQEWLRSGLSRMLGVKKEKFIVAPPERKENDVIAEIVELSCFTFFYAATPDCHKNFELLCDAASLLEQELGKGRFKVVLTISGQENKYAQWLYKKFGSVSSIEFAGFMSREKLFGYYHAVDCLVFPSKVETWGLPVSEFMATGKPMLLADLPYAHETAAGSMQTAFFKLSDPVQLMNLMKRLCEDDFTFLTSIGTSDKRFSFASSWRELFDSILN
- a CDS encoding glycosyltransferase family 2 protein, producing MNIGNITISVIIPVYNASVTLPHCLESLHKQTYRNLELLFVDDCSTDESLYILTSYAEQFAEIDFTIRILQHERNRGVAAARNTALKCATGDYIYYVDADDSIEPHTLECLVNEINHKGLDIVGHEWYLTFNSNARYMKQPAYTTSVEALRKMMGGVMRWNLWLFLVRRSLYVENDIRFTEGLNMGEDMMVMMKLFICAGKVGIVHRPFYHYRQSNPESLTKIYSQEHIIQVANNVYEVEKYVNASAYADSLIEFIPFLKLNIKLPLLITDDKSHYEQWLECFPEANCYVMNNKLLPLRTRIIQWMAVKRYFILLRLYYRTVFKLVYGIIYK
- a CDS encoding glycosyltransferase family 4 protein; protein product: MKIVYCIAGTYNSGGMERVLANKANYLVSHGYEVVIITTDQREKQSFFELDQRINCCDLRINYEENNGKSFLNKLANYPFKQWKHRKRLTACLKQLKADIVVSMFCNDASFLWKIDDGSKKVLEIHFSRYKRLQYGRKGVWKIADRWRSRMDERTVRKYDRFVVLTAEDKAYWGNLSNMIVIPNALSHSTTELHLSPLTARKVIAIGRYGYQKGFDYLIEAWEIIHCAQPAWTLDIIGDGEWTDRLQRQIKRKRLNHCVFLKPPTGQIEEEYRQASLLVLSSRYEGLPMVLLEAQSFGLPIVSFACKCGPGDVITDGKNGFLVSVGNLPMLADRIMRLMEDEGLRKRMGMNAYHNSKTFSEERIMQCWIDMFDKLVSQR